A region of the Gouania willdenowi chromosome 1, fGouWil2.1, whole genome shotgun sequence genome:
aagtggcagtaatgggtcaacataataaaatatcaggtggaaaagtggtggacaGGGTTTATAAAggttgaaaatgtctttaaagtgaaagtatttgcaaaaaggcattgaaatgtaatggagaagtagcagaaatgagagtaatgtagcaaaaatgcattaaaagaagcaaaaacatggcaagaaaaagtgacgaaaataggttaaaatatggcaagtttggtggagttgttcAAAAATagtcttagtttcttgaaggcatctggtgaccccaaatggggtcctgaccccaaggttgagaactcctgaattaaataaagcgAACAAGGTTTGATTCTGaaaaagatgttttcttgtgtgcttcagaatattattattatttaaattgtttattattcctcaacaagataggttacaattaaatttcactgtagggctacgtTGTATTTGaaatgacattattatttagttttttaagtgtgcagaagtAGAGGGTACATACAGTAAGTCTTGATCTGTGTTATAACAAAATGTAAGTTAtcgtccccagcagctttaaaagtaGGACcattaacacatttaaaatcatttgtAGTTTCTTCCACTGATATGGAGGAAACTCAAGGCTTGTTTTCTATCACTTTTCTAATGATGGAATTCTTGCTGACTGTTATCAAACACAAAGTAgtatcacatttacacacacacagacgcccTCCACCTCTAACACAGCGGTCTGTAAACCTGGGGCTCTGAATGCCAGGAGACAACGTAGGAACCTTTGTCATGTCCCTGGAGGCGTTCCTCAACAGTGTTATATCGACACACTTCAGTCATTAGGGAATACCGTTGCTAAGGACCGCCGTGTGCTAGCTCCCTAAGTTGTTTAATTACATCGtatttgtaaatttaaaatccacaaaaatgccaggcttaaagctgcagtttgtaagttttttggcatcatttggtcaaaaatccatactCATCTTTgaacatattgtaattcaaagtgttctgagtggacagtgaatcttgtctccttctcctggttctgtaaataaagtttataaatccaggagcgtgacaccCCTGgaatctggatgtcagccaatcagagatctttctacaaacatgtattccatgagctgttttggagTTACTATTGGCTGTTCGATTGAAGTCATGCTCGTTCAGGAACCATTGGCAGtacgttccagcagaagtccccaTCACAGCGTTTGGAACAACAGTTACAAGGCAATTCAAGCGGAAAAAggcagactgaggtggagaagtaACAGAATAAAATCACAAACACTGGAGATGAACGGAGCGCTTTCGCGTTGAGTCCTCGCGAACTTCCGTGACTGCGGAGGgtttgctgcacacacacactggtggagagtgagaacagatgggataaatcatgtgtaaacctaagagaagcttattcaaggtgaattcattttacagtctggatgtggCTGCCACTTAGTCAACTGGGATCATAGCCTCCTCTGTGCGTGTTCTGGCAGGAAAGAGCTGAAGACAGCAGCCGCTGCtcgggacagtaactacagagtgatacgcaCGTTCacgtcagagtctctaaaacaccagcaATATATCCACTAACAAGATAACGTCCCAATATTTTTCACAAGTCTcgattgagaaaaaagtcggtAAAAGCGGTCACAAAatataccggtaagggaggttgGGTTTTGGTCTCAAAACTGAGCAGAGAGataattctacatactgcagctttaaatatccTCCAGAACAACATTGTTTACTAGCTGTTTGTCTCAATCCAGGTCATCTTCGTGTGTGTTGTCTGCTCATGTTATCCTCACTATCCTCTTTTAGCATGGAGACAGTTATTGCTAACCAAattcaaaacatattttttacatttgtgaaGCAGTAGCTTCAGTTTGAAATATCTCTTCTCTTCTCACCAATAACTTCACTAGTTTTTGGGCATACACGTTTTATAACTCAGTCCTGTTCAATATCCTGAAATGTATAGCCTGAGTTTAATATTTCCTACCAACCAATTACTTGTTAGATACTTTGTGTGACTGTAACGGGAGCTATCACCGTTAGCACGTTAGCTCTAGTTACAGGTAGCTGATGTCAAGCACAGAGTGTTTCTCACTGTGTTCCTCTGGCTCGTCTCTGCCGATTCTAGTTTTGTGGCTCATTGGAGACTCTGACTGAGCGTGTTCCGGCTCAGCGTCACTTTCAGGTCCAGCCTGTGTCCTCACACTCCTGTTCATCCCATTGCGCTTTCCGTTTTGTGAGGTCTTACACATCTCCGTCATTGATACGCCGTTATCTGCTTTGTTTGTCTCAACATCGTCGTTCACTTCAACACCCACTTCAGTGCTCTTCTTCCCCTGAAGCACGATGCCGGCCCATTCCTCCGTGGGTCGCTGGAGCTCCGTGGCCGTCTTGTCGTTGCTCTTCACCCTGCGCGACGTGCGGCACAAGGCTTTCCTGAAGCCCCTCTTGAAGTTATCGGAAAGAAAGCCGTAGAGAATGGGATTGGCGCAGCTGTTAGCGTAGGATAGCACCACTACAAAAAAGTAAAGCCCCCTGAAGTCTCCAGGCAGGATCACGAGGAGGTTGAGGATGTTGAGAGCGTAAAAAGGGAGCCAGCAGAAAACAAACACCGCTACCACGACGACCACCATGCGTGTGACTTTACGCTCCGACTTACGGCGTCTTGAAGACGTGGCTTGGGCGCGTTTTCCAACGCGCCGAACCTTAGAGAGAGAACACAAATATTGCATCAGTGTATGAAATACCCAAGGAAGTGTATGGCCTTTGTCTATACTCATAAATCTGGAAAGGAGAATGAGAAGCTGAGAAAATTAGCTGGAAAAGTTTAGTTTCTAGATCGAGATGAATGATCCTTTATTGTTGTACATGAGCATTGCTAATAATTAGCACACATTAACAAATGATTGGATTGAACAATTGTCAACAAACTGTCCCCTTTTGTTTCTACTAagaggtagggctgggcaacagagattcaagatatatcgagttttcaaTTTTAGCgaaatagaaaatgacaatatcgcctatatcgagatatgtcttcttgtttttatttatacaatcacagtagtacacaagtacaaataacatcatacaagtatttaatattattcatagagtacagtcaaacagtgtccttaacaatttttcaatatttctgatatatatatatacagtatattttaatagcttattttgtattaaaatactcaatttaagagtagatgtttttgctacttctcagaacaccacagttagatggatttctgaatgAGTCCTtacttcccctaaacaagccacactacaaaactcactcacacttgctgtccctgagaggagaaaaagtcaaaagtggcacatattgtgcagctgtttgttaataaatatgcctttgtggcattttgcatcagcaaatttaacccagaattgtctttctggtcagactttattgaattaaaaatattgagattgcccagccctactaagAGGTATAAAGCATTTGAAGTTTTCCAAGTTTTGTCACAGCCTGCTATTGATGGAGTTTTTGGTTccagaaccactgctctagtgtACTTTTTCATCTGTGAAATGAGATACTTTTGAGACTTTTTCAGGTATATAAGTTAATTGCTTTGAGAATGTCTCACCTTAATAACAATGAGAAGGTAGCACAAGCAGatgaccagcagggggcagaaGAACCCGACAGTGCAGGTGTACACTATGAACGAAGTCTTCCACACCTCTGCTGGTTCAGGCCACACGATGCTGCAGTTCCCATCGTCCTTCAACACGTCCGCGAACACCACCACTGGTAGCACCACCACGAAGGACCCCGCCCACACCGTACCGCTGATCGCCTTGGCCACATGGGGGCGTCGCCACCACGAGGACCGGATGGGATGCACCACCGCTAGGTACCGGTCCACCGACATCACGGTCAGACAGAAGATGCTGGTGAATTGGTTGATGGCGTCCACTGTCATGACCACGCGGCACATCAGGGAGCCGAAGGGCCAGAAGAGCAAAGCGTTCTGTACCGCCAGGAAAGGCAGACCCAACATAAAAAGCTCATCGGCTATGGCTAGATTAAGGATGTATATATTAGTCACTGACTCATTTTTGGTGTAGTTGACAACAACATGGATAACCAGACTGTTTCCCACCAGTCCAACGATGCATACGATTCCATAAATGAGCGGGATGAAAATTCCGGCCAAACCAGGGAGCGATTCAGGGTTACTTTGACTGCAGTTTAGACATGGGCTGTTAAAAGGAAAGGAAGCGTTGGTTGGGTCGATGGTGAGAAGCGGTTCCGAGGGAGTGGTGGCAAGCAGGAAATGGGAGTAGGAAGGGAGTAAGATGTTGCTCCAGGTTGCTATGGGCACTTCCTGTGGTGGAAAAGAGGCCTGAGTTGCCTGGAAAAGCTCCATTGAGGCTTTATTGAATGTCAAACCATGGGAGTTAGTGTTGGTTCATTAACAAGCCCTAGaaacagaagaaagaaaaatgatgacCAGTGCCAGTGAGTTATTTTGTCATGAGACACTTagggcctatactacaaagctagataattatatcctggatttatctctgttagcgggcttcacctagccaaacattctccatcagacAGACACTGTCCTACACATCTAGATTACAACTCACTAGGTCAAGCGTGTTAATTCCAGCCTGGCTATGTTCACGCTCttgtgacagaggaggagattacagcgtcagaccaatcacacacATGGATAAACTGTGGAGAGCAACTTAtttcacaattgaggaataattttttaaaaatctgaagaACTAAAATCCTTAATTCAGACcaaagtaattaatgcaggaattgatgagtgttaatgcttaaattattgagattataaacagagaataaacagacactctgatcagtttcactttcaccTTCTGATGCTGggttcatacagatcagcctacatTATAAGGTGgactatattttttattttatattatcttacaggactgaggctctctgtAATACCtcagaatacatgaattaatttattaatttattggtcTGAAAGCATCCGAGGCACACAGATTTTATCAGTCCATCacatataaatctatatgtttcctataggatgtcattgttaaatgaaaggataaatattctctctcctatcagcgtcacatcagatccacacagagaaATGTTCagacaatgatcctcctttaaTTGGACAGGTTGTTGTCTaggagaactgattggtcagaaggcggggctttagtactcacTCAGATACTAGCGAGAACAAAACCTGGTTCTGACCatgttagtcgttcagcctaagttaccatggtgatgtagcTCTGTAACACTTTCGCAGCTTCATAGTATacagcagaaacacacagatTAAATCACAGAGATTAGgacgataagaggaaatctagctttgtagtacaggccctgaATGTAGAAATGTATTCTCAGAATTCCTTCATCCTGCTGTTGCCAAATCAAAGCTCTGTGTGTTACCAGTCAGCTTTGTTACAGTTGTCTTTTCAAGGTTCAAGTTctcttttattgttattttcaatGTTTCCATTAACACAAGATTTGTACCTCGAGGCCAGCTGCAGTATACAAGAAGATCAATATTAACGGAAATATAGTGCTAGATAAACAtaatacaacagaaataactaataaagaaagtacacacaataaacacaagtaCAATAATTATAGTAATTGTATGTTTGCATgtacaaaatgtaaaatgaactcctgagtctgaaataaagaaggacgatgatgatgaagcaCATTTTATAGGCAAGGCATATTTACATGTAATGTGTATGTCATACACTGGATTAAGGGTTGTTTTATGAGCATCATATTTTGactgtaaatgtactttgtatttttattgtaattctgtGAAGCACCTTGTGACTTTGTAAAAGGTGCTACATTAACATTACTTACTAAagtgtttatgtatttattaatttcatattttccttTAAAGCTTCCTGAATACTGATCTGCTAATTACCAATCCTctcacacaataaaaacaggctCGCTTCAGAGCAAAAACAGGATGCATACGCTGCTTATAATACACAACATGTTTATGTAGCCATTTTAATTGGCTTCATGctgtatgtacacacacacacacacacacacacatacctagATTCTACTCAGAGCAATTCGTGGTACTGGGTTTGGTACAAAATGTCCTAAACTGTGGTAACAAAAACAATGGAAACTCATTCCACTAATGCAGAGACGAGGATAACGAGAGGAGAAACAGGGGAGATGATACCCCACGCAGCAGGACACAACGGCATTATTTCATTATGAAGTGTATACGGACAAAAAACCTCAGAGGAGTTTTATAAAGATGGTTAAAGTCTAATATTTTGGTAACAAATCGTCTCTAAAAAAAATGAGGATCGGTAAAGTTACATTTACACACGCGAAACCTTTTTTATAGAAGTCACATTGTACCAAATTGTAACAAAAGCAGCATATAATTCTAGAATTTGCTACAAATAAAACAAGCTGTATGTTCTAAACCACGTGTTAAACCTaagacccgggggccaaatccagcctcTTCACAGCATCTGATTCGATCTCcgctaaattatataaaaattagtcaaaaactaaataaatcaaaggataTTTAAGTAGCTGTcccttattgcttagatattgttaacctttttctgcaactacacaaaacttgccatattttaacctattttcatcactttttcttgccatatttttctctcctttaatgcatttttgcattttactCCCacttcaatgctttttctgcacattttgtccactttcaagacattttaggCACTTTCCACTACTGATTTGATTAAAGGGTCTCGCTATGAATAAAAAAAGCTGTATGTTCtaaatcacgtgtcaaacttaagaCCCGTGGAGACAATCCAGCCCCTTCAAAGCATTTGATTTGCCCTGCtccagaaagtgaaaatgacagaaaaaacataaatggttgtataaatgaccaaatagttcagttgtaaattgttgaaagaaactcTAAACTTCTCAAAATCCTGCAATCTTTCTCTAATTATTCCAgtaaatctccccaaattatatagaaattggtcaaaaaggATATCTCAGtaactgtcacttattgcttagatcagtggttcccaaacaggggtacgtctacccctaggggtacattaGCACATTATAAGGGGGTATTCAAAAAGatcaacaattatttaaaacaataatcgGCAAAGGTTCCTCGTTCCTTTTTAGGTTAATTTTGGATAAATtaaccacaaactaacagtattattgctcaataaaatactatgaGTTTGTAATTTATTGAGTATTGTATGCTGAATaaaggccattttatcacacttctgacaataggaaaCAAGAATTAGTACTTACTATtcaagtaatcacataaaagtacatagtatttagaaaaaataaaaatccactttaaattacactcattgttttaaatttttagaTTAAGCCTTTGGGAACCAATGTTCTAGACAcagacaaatgaaaaagcatatgaaattatggagagtaTTTTCaatatgatatttatttatttatttatttattcattcatttatttcaaaattttaaaaataaataaataatcagtcTTAGCAACAAAACTTCCAAATCAAcacattttgaatgaaaaggagcagaagAGAAGATTACTCTTATAGTATCTGGCCCTTTGTCGCCTTTAAATACTTTGGATTAGTCTATTCATAATAaaccttttaaatattttcagaTTTCTAGatat
Encoded here:
- the sstr3 gene encoding somatostatin receptor type 3 → MELFQATQASFPPQEVPIATWSNILLPSYSHFLLATTPSEPLLTIDPTNASFPFNSPCLNCSQSNPESLPGLAGIFIPLIYGIVCIVGLVGNSLVIHVVVNYTKNESVTNIYILNLAIADELFMLGLPFLAVQNALLFWPFGSLMCRVVMTVDAINQFTSIFCLTVMSVDRYLAVVHPIRSSWWRRPHVAKAISGTVWAGSFVVVLPVVVFADVLKDDGNCSIVWPEPAEVWKTSFIVYTCTVGFFCPLLVICLCYLLIVIKVRRVGKRAQATSSRRRKSERKVTRMVVVVVAVFVFCWLPFYALNILNLLVILPGDFRGLYFFVVVLSYANSCANPILYGFLSDNFKRGFRKALCRTSRRVKSNDKTATELQRPTEEWAGIVLQGKKSTEVGVEVNDDVETNKADNGVSMTEMCKTSQNGKRNGMNRSVRTQAGPESDAEPEHAQSESPMSHKTRIGRDEPEEHSEKHSVLDISYL